From a region of the Mucilaginibacter auburnensis genome:
- a CDS encoding DoxX family protein translates to MNKRNKIIYWVVTLWLALGMTSTAIVQLLETKDETAMMAHLGYPRYLLIVLGVWKIAGVITVLLPKFTLLKEWAYASFFFAMSGAVVSHLVVADGVITMFGSTLLIVLTIISWCSRPPERKLINAKSLSI, encoded by the coding sequence ATGAACAAAAGAAACAAAATTATTTATTGGGTAGTCACATTATGGCTTGCACTCGGTATGACCTCAACAGCTATAGTGCAATTGCTGGAAACCAAAGATGAAACCGCTATGATGGCGCATCTGGGCTACCCCCGTTATCTCTTAATTGTGTTAGGTGTTTGGAAAATTGCCGGCGTGATAACCGTGCTGTTACCGAAATTTACCTTGCTGAAAGAGTGGGCATATGCTAGTTTCTTTTTTGCCATGAGTGGTGCGGTAGTTTCGCATCTGGTAGTTGCCGACGGAGTTATAACCATGTTCGGTTCAACACTATTAATTGTTTTAACTATTATATCATGGTGCTCACGACCACCTGAAAGGAAATTAATTAACGCAAAATCGCTATCAATATAG
- a CDS encoding SRPBCC family protein, which produces MELKTKINAENGRNDLSITREFDLPVELLFRAYTDAEILEQWMGTKVLKLDNEKHGGFQFETTDPKGNKYRFNGSIHEFIAGTKITRTFEFENMPFDVQLEFLDFEKLTDDTSKLTIHTIYRSNEHRDRMLQMPFKQGLNMAHNRLEEIVMQLK; this is translated from the coding sequence ATGGAACTCAAAACAAAAATTAATGCAGAAAATGGCCGAAACGACCTCAGCATTACGCGCGAGTTTGACCTGCCCGTTGAATTGCTGTTCAGGGCTTATACCGATGCTGAAATTTTAGAGCAATGGATGGGCACCAAAGTTTTAAAGCTGGATAATGAAAAACATGGAGGCTTCCAATTTGAAACCACCGACCCAAAAGGCAACAAGTATCGCTTTAATGGTTCCATACATGAGTTTATAGCCGGCACCAAAATAACGCGCACATTTGAATTTGAAAATATGCCATTTGATGTACAATTGGAGTTTTTGGATTTTGAAAAATTAACAGACGATACCTCTAAACTTACCATTCACACCATCTACCGATCAAATGAACACCGCGACCGCATGTTGCAGATGCCGTTTAAACAAGGCCTTAATATGGCGCATAACCGTTTGGAGGAAATTGTAATGCAACTTAAGTAA
- a CDS encoding ArsR/SmtB family transcription factor: MNLRRDVFQAIADPTRRAILLLLASQSMTAGAIAANFDTARPTISKHLQILTECELLAQTQSGREVHYHINAKKMKDVADFIEPFRQIWDDRFNKLEAIMKTYQQNKK; the protein is encoded by the coding sequence ATGAATTTACGACGTGATGTATTCCAGGCCATAGCCGACCCTACCCGCAGGGCCATACTCTTATTGTTGGCATCGCAAAGTATGACGGCAGGCGCGATAGCTGCTAACTTTGATACAGCCCGGCCAACCATTTCCAAACATTTACAGATACTTACCGAATGCGAATTACTTGCCCAAACGCAAAGCGGGCGGGAGGTACATTACCACATCAATGCTAAAAAAATGAAAGACGTGGCAGACTTTATTGAGCCTTTCCGCCAGATATGGGATGACCGTTTCAACAAACTGGAAGCTATTATGAAAACCTATCAGCAAAACAAAAAATAA
- a CDS encoding GlxA family transcriptional regulator, with the protein MKHITILAPSCATTLGTVACIAGAYEILTRANTYCKQSQGRQLFNIEIAGTTPRTALANGLFTVKTHSFVTDLSKTNLIIIPSLPSSFDRSAPENVALLQWIEKQYKNGAEIASMCSAAFMLASTGLLDGRNCSTHWNFANKFRTQFPNVNLQTDELITDEHGIYTNGGAYSFLNLVLYIVEKYFDRHTAIYCSKIFQIEIDRHRQSGFIIFEGQKQHSDEMVREAQAYIESQLSEKISVETLSAKFAIGRRNFDRRFIKATGNTPIEYAQRVKVESAKKAFETTRKSINEVMYEVGYSDLKAFREVFRRFTGVSPLVYRSKYNKDSAQLQ; encoded by the coding sequence ATGAAACACATCACTATACTCGCTCCATCATGCGCTACTACCCTTGGTACTGTTGCCTGCATAGCCGGTGCATACGAAATTTTAACCAGGGCTAACACTTATTGTAAGCAAAGCCAAGGCAGGCAGCTGTTTAACATTGAAATAGCTGGCACTACCCCACGGACCGCCTTGGCAAATGGCCTGTTTACTGTAAAAACCCATTCCTTTGTCACAGATCTGAGCAAAACCAACCTGATCATTATACCATCTTTACCATCTTCATTTGATAGGTCAGCTCCGGAAAACGTGGCGCTGTTGCAATGGATAGAAAAACAATATAAAAACGGAGCCGAAATAGCCAGCATGTGCAGCGCAGCCTTTATGCTGGCCTCAACAGGACTGCTTGATGGGCGTAATTGTTCAACCCATTGGAATTTCGCTAACAAGTTCAGAACTCAGTTCCCAAATGTAAACCTGCAAACTGATGAATTGATAACAGATGAACATGGTATTTACACCAATGGCGGGGCTTACTCTTTTTTGAATCTGGTGTTATACATTGTAGAAAAATATTTTGACCGCCATACGGCTATCTACTGCTCAAAGATCTTTCAGATAGAGATTGACCGTCATAGGCAATCGGGCTTTATTATTTTTGAGGGGCAAAAGCAACACAGTGACGAAATGGTACGCGAAGCGCAGGCTTATATTGAGAGTCAGCTGAGCGAAAAAATATCTGTGGAAACCCTTTCAGCCAAATTTGCCATTGGCCGCAGAAACTTTGATCGTCGGTTTATAAAGGCAACCGGTAACACCCCTATTGAGTACGCCCAGCGTGTTAAAGTTGAATCGGCAAAAAAGGCTTTTGAAACCACACGTAAATCTATCAACGAAGTGATGTACGAAGTTGGCTATTCTGATCTGAAAGCTTTCCGAGAAGTGTTCAGACGATTCACGGGGGTGTCCCCATTGGTTTATCGCAGTAAATACAATAAGGATAGCGCCCAACTTCAATAG
- a CDS encoding DinB family protein, with protein sequence MKFKIIAIALCMLFGGQLAKAQVKVTEIVKEWERSKAYTKEYLDAMPETGYSLKPTSQMRSFAEQMLHIADANYGLASSALNVKSPVELGSLEKSTDKSKSNVIRLVMNSYDYIISSINKMTDAQLNEPVKMIGSFDMDKRTGLAKTLEHQAHHRGQTTVYLRLAGVTPPQEKLF encoded by the coding sequence ATGAAATTTAAAATTATTGCAATAGCACTGTGCATGCTATTTGGTGGCCAGTTAGCCAAAGCTCAGGTTAAAGTAACAGAGATTGTAAAAGAGTGGGAGCGATCAAAAGCTTATACAAAAGAGTATTTAGACGCTATGCCCGAAACCGGTTACAGTTTAAAGCCCACTTCTCAAATGCGTTCATTTGCCGAGCAAATGTTGCACATTGCTGATGCTAATTATGGTTTGGCTTCTTCAGCTCTGAATGTTAAGAGCCCGGTGGAGTTAGGATCATTGGAGAAAAGTACCGATAAATCGAAATCGAACGTAATCCGGCTGGTGATGAATAGTTATGATTACATTATATCAAGCATTAATAAAATGACGGATGCCCAGTTAAATGAACCTGTAAAAATGATTGGCAGCTTTGACATGGATAAACGTACGGGACTGGCTAAAACTTTGGAACACCAGGCCCATCATCGCGGTCAGACAACGGTGTATTTGAGATTAGCAGGCGTAACTCCTCCGCAGGAGAAACTTTTTTAA
- a CDS encoding SRPBCC family protein encodes MDTNDFTTAITVDQSPEQVFDAVISPQQWWSGQFEGSTKQLNDEFTYRYKDMHYSKQCVTEFMPNKKVVWQVTDSNLSFLEDKHEWTGSKIVFEISHVGDKTQLKFTHYGISPAVECYDACSNAWSQLIQQSLYGFITTGKTEKPELA; translated from the coding sequence ATGGACACAAACGATTTTACAACCGCTATAACAGTCGACCAAAGTCCTGAACAGGTTTTTGATGCGGTTATTTCACCACAACAATGGTGGTCGGGCCAATTTGAGGGCAGTACTAAACAGCTTAATGATGAGTTTACCTATCGTTATAAAGATATGCACTATTCCAAACAATGCGTAACTGAGTTTATGCCTAATAAAAAAGTGGTTTGGCAGGTTACAGACAGTAATCTTAGTTTTTTAGAAGATAAGCATGAATGGACAGGCTCTAAAATAGTGTTTGAAATAAGCCACGTGGGCGATAAAACACAGCTTAAATTCACACACTATGGTATAAGCCCGGCAGTTGAATGTTACGATGCCTGTTCAAACGCCTGGAGTCAGTTAATTCAACAGAGCCTTTATGGTTTTATCACTACCGGAAAAACGGAGAAGCCGGAATTAGCTTAA
- a CDS encoding bestrophin family protein → MLLKRNIPFSYVMGKIKMEMALLAAYSSLVYIAHTAYNFPGVSIPIAIPAILGTIISLLLAFRSNQAYDRWWEARTIWGAIVNDSRSLARQILTFVDNDTYQNEDRSPLRERIIKRQIAWCYALTNHLRGQNTCEPLNGLIAEEEKRAVMTLDNTPMALLEQHGNDIRLLLKLGWINQYQQVALDETLTRFSNTMGACERIKNTVFPVTYSLYIHVLVIMFALMMPFSLIEHVGIFQIPLVVAISASFFLIEKMAIHLQDPFENKPTDTPMTAISKKIDRDLHQLMHDEYEKSNEQNVQQANVMFYIL, encoded by the coding sequence ATGCTATTAAAGAGAAATATTCCGTTTAGCTACGTTATGGGAAAAATTAAAATGGAGATGGCATTACTGGCTGCTTATTCAAGCCTTGTATATATTGCACACACTGCATATAATTTCCCAGGCGTATCAATACCTATTGCCATACCGGCAATTTTGGGTACCATTATATCATTATTACTTGCCTTTCGCTCCAACCAGGCCTATGACCGTTGGTGGGAAGCACGCACCATATGGGGAGCCATTGTAAACGACTCTCGCTCGCTGGCAAGGCAGATATTAACATTTGTAGATAACGACACTTATCAGAACGAAGACAGATCACCTCTGCGTGAACGCATTATAAAACGCCAGATTGCCTGGTGTTATGCGCTCACTAACCATTTACGTGGCCAAAATACTTGTGAACCGCTTAATGGACTGATAGCTGAAGAAGAAAAACGGGCAGTTATGACTTTAGATAATACACCTATGGCCTTGCTTGAACAACATGGTAACGACATAAGGTTGCTTTTAAAGCTTGGCTGGATCAATCAATATCAGCAGGTAGCGCTTGATGAAACGCTCACCAGATTTTCCAATACCATGGGTGCTTGCGAAAGGATAAAAAACACCGTGTTCCCGGTTACGTATAGTCTGTATATACACGTATTGGTAATTATGTTTGCTTTGATGATGCCTTTCAGTTTGATAGAGCACGTTGGTATATTTCAAATACCATTAGTAGTTGCTATTTCAGCATCATTCTTTTTAATTGAGAAAATGGCCATACACCTGCAAGACCCATTCGAGAATAAACCTACCGATACACCCATGACAGCTATCAGCAAGAAGATTGACCGCGACCTGCACCAATTGATGCACGATGAATATGAAAAAAGCAACGAGCAGAATGTACAACAAGCCAATGTAATGTTTTACATTTTGTAG
- a CDS encoding sensor histidine kinase, whose amino-acid sequence MKITSKITLLFLGLSTGILLLLNAFILYFEYQFNYRDFFKRLEARTNITAEINLLPGGNKTAYAEVRNRYLERLDGETEYIVKADKQGNYKNPGVPEAFFRDIINLKSSTYRKGNKFFAGKIFEIGADRYIVIATALNAYGLNEINELQKILLIGFFGALIIVFFVGRAFSNYTFAPVRKIIHSVNNITSDNLHLRLDEPDGKDEIGELAHTFNNMLNRLETAFETQNNFVSNASHELRTPLTVINSELELALNNSTSNDKHHEALTVIHDETTKLIQMLNSLLSLAQTGFDGKKQNWQRIRMDELVLTAVESVKKIMPESNIQIDFSALPADADSLHVLGNVNLLHLAASNIISNGCKYSKNALVNVKLFLQNNSIVFSVTDQGIGIPATEVQHIFEPFFRASNTHQYNGHGVGLPLTLNIIRLHNGTIGIRSEINTGTEIMVSLPLEQADNSN is encoded by the coding sequence TTGAAAATAACCAGCAAAATAACCCTGCTGTTCCTTGGCCTGTCAACGGGTATCTTGCTGCTCCTTAATGCTTTTATTCTTTACTTTGAATACCAGTTCAATTACCGCGACTTTTTTAAGCGGTTGGAAGCCCGCACCAATATTACCGCTGAAATAAACTTACTTCCGGGCGGAAACAAAACTGCATATGCTGAAGTGCGGAACCGCTACCTGGAAAGGCTTGACGGTGAAACGGAATATATTGTTAAGGCGGACAAACAAGGCAACTATAAAAACCCGGGCGTGCCTGAAGCATTTTTTAGAGATATCATCAACCTAAAAAGCTCTACCTACCGTAAAGGCAACAAGTTTTTTGCCGGCAAAATATTTGAAATTGGAGCAGACCGCTACATTGTTATAGCCACTGCCCTCAACGCATACGGTTTAAACGAAATAAACGAGCTTCAGAAAATATTGCTGATAGGCTTTTTTGGCGCGCTGATCATTGTGTTTTTTGTTGGGAGGGCTTTTTCCAACTATACCTTCGCTCCTGTGCGTAAGATCATTCATAGCGTCAACAATATAACATCCGACAACCTGCACTTACGGCTTGATGAGCCCGACGGCAAAGACGAAATAGGCGAACTGGCCCACACTTTCAATAACATGCTTAACCGGCTGGAAACAGCTTTTGAAACCCAGAACAACTTTGTAAGCAATGCATCGCACGAGCTACGTACGCCGCTCACCGTAATTAACAGCGAACTGGAGCTGGCGCTTAACAATAGCACAAGCAACGACAAACATCATGAAGCATTAACGGTAATTCACGACGAGACAACCAAACTGATACAGATGCTGAACAGTTTGTTATCGCTTGCGCAAACGGGTTTTGACGGCAAAAAGCAAAACTGGCAACGGATACGTATGGATGAGTTAGTGCTAACAGCTGTTGAGTCGGTGAAAAAAATAATGCCCGAAAGTAATATCCAGATCGATTTTTCTGCGCTTCCTGCTGATGCTGACAGCTTGCATGTATTGGGCAATGTTAATCTGCTTCATTTGGCTGCCAGTAATATCATCAGCAACGGCTGTAAATACTCGAAAAATGCCTTAGTTAACGTTAAACTGTTTCTTCAAAATAACAGCATAGTTTTTTCTGTTACCGATCAGGGTATCGGCATACCTGCAACAGAAGTACAACATATATTTGAACCCTTTTTCCGGGCCTCAAATACGCATCAATACAATGGGCATGGTGTTGGCTTGCCATTAACCTTAAACATTATCCGCTTGCATAATGGCACCATTGGCATACGCAGCGAGATAAACACAGGTACAGAGATAATGGTATCTCTTCCCTTGGAGCAAGCCGATAACTCTAATTAG
- a CDS encoding response regulator transcription factor, whose translation MSVLLVEDEPALVSVLKRGLAEYGFNNISVANDGLTGLQMATGYPFDLIILDVMLPNMDGIQVCKRIRTADQKTPILMLTALDSTENIVVGLESGADDYLVKPFKIAELAARLKTLLRRRGNDTKVENTTFSWSDLELDTDAKVLTRGGKQLNLSPTEYRLIEYFMKNPRKVLSRIQILEAVWDINFNLGTNVVDVYINYLRKKLDKEDLTHYIQTVFGMGYMLKEAE comes from the coding sequence ATGTCAGTATTGTTAGTAGAAGATGAACCGGCTTTGGTATCGGTATTAAAGCGGGGTTTGGCCGAATATGGTTTTAACAACATAAGTGTGGCTAATGACGGGCTTACGGGTTTGCAAATGGCTACAGGCTATCCGTTTGACCTTATTATACTGGATGTAATGCTACCCAATATGGATGGTATACAAGTATGTAAACGCATACGTACTGCCGACCAGAAGACACCCATTTTAATGCTTACCGCACTTGATTCAACAGAAAATATTGTAGTGGGCTTAGAAAGCGGTGCGGACGATTATTTGGTAAAACCTTTTAAAATAGCCGAACTGGCGGCCCGTCTTAAAACGCTTTTAAGAAGGCGCGGCAACGACACCAAAGTTGAAAACACCACTTTTAGCTGGAGCGACCTGGAGTTAGACACTGATGCAAAAGTTTTAACGCGCGGTGGCAAACAGCTTAACCTGTCTCCTACCGAATACCGGCTGATAGAGTATTTTATGAAGAACCCAAGGAAGGTTTTATCGCGGATACAAATACTGGAAGCAGTTTGGGATATAAACTTTAACCTGGGCACCAACGTGGTTGACGTTTACATCAATTATCTGCGTAAAAAATTAGATAAAGAGGATCTTACGCATTACATTCAAACCGTTTTTGGTATGGGCTACATGCTGAAGGAGGCAGAGTAA
- a CDS encoding nuclear transport factor 2 family protein: MMHTDNKSILEKANAAVSAGDNEGYLAYCTEDTLWNFMGDQILEGKEAVRAYMKQTYIEPKFSTECMIAEGDFVTAIGHISLKDAEGHMTDYAYCDVWRFKDGKMAELKAYVVKI, from the coding sequence ATGATGCATACAGACAATAAATCTATACTGGAAAAAGCAAATGCAGCGGTATCTGCAGGCGACAATGAAGGCTATCTGGCATACTGCACAGAGGATACATTGTGGAACTTTATGGGCGATCAAATTTTAGAGGGCAAAGAAGCTGTGAGAGCTTACATGAAGCAAACATATATTGAGCCGAAATTCTCAACCGAATGTATGATAGCTGAAGGCGACTTTGTTACCGCCATTGGGCATATCAGTTTAAAAGATGCAGAAGGCCACATGACAGATTACGCTTACTGTGATGTTTGGCGCTTTAAAGACGGCAAAATGGCCGAATTAAAAGCTTATGTAGTAAAGATTTAA
- the treY gene encoding malto-oligosyltrehalose synthase: MFDPVSTYRIQFHKDFTFKQLNEIVPYLQGLGIKTLYASPIFEATPGSTHGYDVTDPLNINPEIGTLDELREISTQLKQSGISWLQDIVPNHMAYHPNNKWLMDVLENGKDSKYASYFDIGWDSDVYSGRIMVPFLGIPFEEAIKQKQIQLIKKDGRFWFDYYGQQYPVQVDEAEKTTSAEIEAINNNPEQLKKLSDKQAYQLCHWQETDKQINFRRFFTVNGLICLNIQNQEVFDHYHQLIKQLLNEGVFQGLRVDHIDGLYDPEGYLQQLRELAGAETYITVEKILEAGEPFPKIWPVQGNTGYDFLAIVNNVFTNAQNEQAFTDYYQKLTGTKTDIEQSTLEKKAFILQQHMAGELENLFQLYKSLELPIDPKVSDEQLKEAIAQLLIHCPVYRYYGNAMPLSDDESSAISDLITSAAQAHPELGGAFNLLRTAMLDRTNKGDADYNGRALRFYQRCMQFTGPIMAKGVEDTLMYNYNRFIGHNEVGDSPAAFGLSSEEFHQLMLERQHYWSLSLNGTSTHDTKRGEDVRARLNALTDMPEEWLKLVKQWRKESAKLKTNNAPDGNDEYFIYQTILGAHPMPQSGDDNFAQRLQDYLIKALREGKQNSDWATPNEAYEDAVKSFIAKLLNKKSSFTKSFKNFHQRVADYGIINSLAQVLLKFTCPGIPDIYQGCELWDLSMVDPDNRRQVDYQLRDQYLAKIDDTGNNWKQLWQNRYNGEIKITLTRQLLNIRNEGSKVFTDGNYLPLATTGRYKDNILAFARQLGKSWYVTIVPLHLAAIGADGTDPCAIDWRDTAVTLPNAAPGTWTNILTGDHGYTSENLSVSKLLCALPVALLKLEKPTDRGAGLLLHVTSLPSAFGVGDIGPQAHQFIDFLYNSGQQYWQMLPVNPVDKGAGYSPYSATSSIAGNTLLISPELMVTDGWLGKSDIEGINLPSTSRADLYSAMEIKTALFDKAWRKFIEAAPSKKKDFEAFKLKEDWWLDDFALYQVSKQNNKDKPWYEWPKPIRNREVSALEKTKKQNATAIEKEKWLQYLFSQQWQSLKNYADKKGVVLFGDMPFYISYDSVDVWSNPELFKLDKEGRIQGVAGVPPDYFSAEGQLWGMPVYHWDILKEQKYKWWLQRIRKNLEYFDLIRLDHFRAFSDYWEVPGGETTAITGKWQPGPGVDFFKVIKNELGDLPFVAEDLGEIDEPVYQLRDEFGLPGMRVLQFAFGGETPVSDHIPHNFTQNSFAYTGTHDNNTLKGWFMQDADAVAKTAIREYTGQKITEKNICDVLIRQCFASVAKVAILPVQDVLELDGASRMNVPSSASGNWGWQLNGDELNKTVSTRLLKLTKNFNR; this comes from the coding sequence ATGTTTGATCCTGTTTCTACCTACCGCATACAATTTCACAAGGATTTTACCTTCAAACAGCTAAATGAAATTGTTCCTTACTTACAAGGACTGGGCATTAAAACTTTATATGCCTCACCCATATTCGAGGCCACGCCCGGCAGCACGCACGGATACGATGTGACTGATCCATTGAACATCAACCCTGAAATTGGCACGCTTGACGAGTTACGCGAAATCAGCACACAGTTAAAGCAATCAGGCATCAGTTGGCTGCAGGACATTGTGCCTAACCACATGGCCTATCATCCCAACAACAAGTGGCTGATGGACGTGCTGGAAAATGGCAAAGACTCTAAATATGCTTCCTACTTTGACATTGGCTGGGACAGCGATGTCTATAGTGGACGCATTATGGTGCCTTTTTTGGGTATTCCGTTTGAAGAGGCTATTAAACAGAAACAGATCCAGCTGATTAAAAAAGACGGTCGCTTTTGGTTTGATTATTACGGCCAACAATATCCGGTACAGGTGGATGAGGCAGAAAAAACCACTTCCGCAGAAATCGAAGCAATCAACAACAATCCTGAGCAACTTAAAAAACTGTCAGACAAACAAGCTTACCAGCTTTGCCACTGGCAGGAAACCGATAAGCAGATCAATTTCCGCAGGTTTTTTACGGTCAATGGGCTGATTTGTTTAAACATACAAAACCAAGAAGTTTTTGATCACTACCATCAATTGATAAAGCAATTATTAAATGAGGGAGTATTCCAGGGCTTACGGGTTGACCATATTGATGGATTGTATGACCCTGAGGGTTATCTGCAACAATTAAGAGAATTGGCCGGCGCCGAAACTTACATCACCGTTGAGAAAATATTGGAAGCCGGTGAGCCTTTTCCAAAAATTTGGCCGGTACAGGGCAATACAGGTTATGATTTCTTAGCCATTGTAAATAACGTTTTTACTAATGCACAAAACGAGCAGGCATTTACCGACTATTACCAAAAACTGACAGGCACTAAAACAGACATAGAACAGAGCACGCTGGAAAAGAAGGCTTTTATATTACAACAGCACATGGCCGGCGAACTGGAAAACTTGTTTCAGCTTTATAAAAGTTTAGAACTACCAATCGATCCAAAAGTTAGCGATGAACAGTTGAAAGAAGCCATTGCGCAACTACTTATCCATTGCCCCGTGTATCGTTATTATGGAAATGCCATGCCTTTGAGCGATGATGAATCTTCGGCTATTTCTGACCTGATAACATCAGCAGCTCAAGCTCATCCGGAATTAGGCGGCGCCTTCAACTTATTACGAACTGCCATGCTTGACCGTACCAACAAAGGTGATGCTGATTATAATGGTCGCGCGTTGCGCTTTTACCAACGCTGTATGCAATTTACCGGCCCTATAATGGCTAAGGGCGTTGAAGATACGTTGATGTACAATTACAACCGGTTTATCGGTCATAACGAAGTGGGCGATTCACCAGCAGCTTTCGGACTGTCAAGCGAAGAGTTTCATCAACTGATGCTGGAAAGGCAGCATTATTGGTCATTATCATTAAACGGTACTTCAACACACGACACCAAACGTGGAGAAGACGTAAGAGCGCGATTGAACGCATTGACCGATATGCCTGAGGAGTGGCTAAAACTGGTTAAGCAGTGGCGAAAAGAATCAGCTAAGCTAAAAACCAATAACGCGCCCGATGGCAATGATGAATACTTTATCTATCAAACCATATTAGGTGCGCACCCCATGCCGCAAAGTGGTGATGATAACTTCGCGCAACGTTTGCAGGACTATCTGATCAAAGCGCTTCGGGAAGGCAAGCAGAACTCAGATTGGGCTACACCGAATGAGGCGTATGAGGATGCTGTTAAAAGTTTCATTGCAAAACTTCTTAATAAAAAAAGCAGCTTCACAAAGAGCTTTAAAAACTTCCATCAGCGTGTTGCTGATTATGGCATTATCAACTCCCTTGCGCAGGTTTTGTTAAAGTTTACCTGCCCTGGCATACCTGATATTTATCAAGGTTGTGAATTATGGGATTTGAGCATGGTTGACCCCGATAACCGCCGACAGGTTGATTATCAGCTTCGTGATCAATATTTGGCAAAAATTGATGATACCGGTAATAACTGGAAACAGTTATGGCAAAACCGATATAATGGTGAAATAAAAATCACTTTAACCAGGCAGCTACTTAATATCCGCAATGAGGGCTCAAAAGTATTTACAGATGGCAACTACCTGCCTTTAGCTACTACAGGGAGGTATAAAGACAATATTTTGGCCTTTGCCCGGCAATTGGGTAAAAGCTGGTATGTTACTATTGTGCCTTTGCACCTTGCTGCAATTGGCGCAGACGGTACCGATCCTTGCGCAATAGACTGGCGCGATACCGCTGTAACACTGCCTAACGCTGCTCCCGGTACGTGGACCAACATATTAACAGGAGATCACGGCTACACATCAGAGAATTTAAGCGTTTCAAAGCTTTTATGCGCCTTACCTGTAGCACTGCTCAAGTTAGAAAAACCAACTGACCGGGGCGCAGGCTTATTACTGCATGTTACTTCTCTCCCATCCGCTTTTGGTGTAGGCGATATAGGGCCGCAGGCTCATCAGTTTATAGATTTTCTGTACAATAGTGGTCAGCAGTACTGGCAAATGCTGCCTGTTAATCCGGTTGATAAAGGAGCTGGTTACTCACCATACAGTGCCACTTCAAGCATTGCAGGTAATACATTATTAATAAGTCCGGAACTAATGGTTACAGACGGCTGGTTGGGTAAAAGTGATATTGAAGGGATCAACCTGCCTTCTACATCACGCGCTGATCTATACAGCGCTATGGAAATCAAAACTGCACTATTTGACAAGGCCTGGCGAAAATTTATTGAAGCGGCCCCATCTAAAAAAAAAGACTTTGAAGCATTTAAATTAAAAGAAGACTGGTGGCTGGATGATTTTGCATTGTACCAAGTATCAAAGCAAAACAATAAAGATAAACCCTGGTACGAGTGGCCTAAACCAATCCGTAACAGGGAAGTTTCAGCGCTTGAAAAGACTAAAAAACAAAATGCAACTGCTATTGAAAAGGAGAAATGGTTGCAATACCTGTTCAGTCAACAATGGCAGTCACTTAAAAATTACGCTGATAAAAAAGGTGTAGTTTTATTTGGTGATATGCCGTTTTACATCAGTTATGACTCAGTTGATGTATGGTCAAATCCCGAACTTTTTAAACTGGATAAAGAGGGCAGAATTCAGGGCGTGGCTGGCGTTCCTCCCGATTACTTTTCTGCTGAAGGGCAGTTATGGGGTATGCCTGTTTACCATTGGGACATTTTAAAAGAGCAAAAATATAAGTGGTGGCTGCAACGCATCCGCAAAAATCTGGAGTATTTTGACCTGATACGGTTGGACCATTTCAGGGCTTTCTCTGATTATTGGGAGGTTCCCGGTGGTGAAACAACAGCCATAACCGGAAAGTGGCAACCAGGCCCCGGCGTTGATTTTTTTAAGGTGATAAAAAATGAACTGGGCGATCTGCCCTTTGTGGCTGAGGATCTGGGCGAAATTGATGAGCCGGTTTATCAACTTCGTGATGAATTTGGACTGCCTGGAATGCGTGTGCTTCAGTTTGCCTTCGGTGGCGAAACACCGGTATCAGACCATATCCCGCATAATTTCACCCAAAATAGTTTCGCTTACACCGGAACGCACGACAATAATACCTTAAAAGGATGGTTTATGCAGGATGCTGACGCTGTTGCTAAAACTGCCATACGGGAATACACCGGTCAAAAAATTACCGAGAAAAACATATGCGATGTATTGATCCGCCAGTGCTTTGCTTCGGTGGCTAAAGTGGCAATTTTACCGGTTCAGGATGTTTTGGAACTGGATGGCGCAAGCCGTATGAATGTACCTTCGTCAGCAAGCGGCAACTGGGGCTGGCAGTTAAACGGGGATGAGTTAAACAAAACGGTGTCTACAAGGTTGCTTAAGCTGACCAAAAATTTTAATCGTTAA